A genomic window from Pagrus major chromosome 23, Pma_NU_1.0 includes:
- the whr1 gene encoding serine/threonine-protein kinase 19, with amino-acid sequence MNRKRALISDAFKVKKRIRNGTEKFGAVSNGDGPTDIKSTLVYLMTLFPRKLFNDALPQIVLKHQLYSIHHDRTLVDKELNKLRERGEVLMFQLGFDAEAFGLIFASDYKAKVLAAEEGRATRATVERFLEKVLSSSTDLSFSKDKMLREFLFTDSEITQLVKSGVLTVRDAGSWWLSIPNSGKFTKYFIQGRKAVLGMVKKSKYSEVLKAELEERKTTAHVKFHMKYHIHDIVGAELVESIPTTSGTMLRFVDS; translated from the exons ATGAATAGGAAACGGGCTCTGATTTCTGACGCTTTCAAGGTGAAGAAAAGAATAAGAAATGGCACTGAGAAGTTTGGAGCTGTCAGTAATGGAGATG gaCCAACTGACATCAAATCCACCCTCGTGTACCTCATGACACTGTTCCCCAGGAAGCTCTTCAATGATGCCTTACCCCAAATTGTTCTGAAGCACCAACTCTACAGCATACACCATGACAGGACTTTGGTGGACAAGGAGCTG AATAAACTGCGTGAACGAGGAGAAGTGCTGATGTTCCAGCTCGGGTTTGATGCAGAAGCTTTCGGGCTGATTTTTGCTTCAGATTACAAGGCCAAAGTGCTGGCAGCCGAGGAGGGCAGAGCGACTCGAGCTACGGTGGAGAGGTTCTTGGAGAAAGTGTTGTCATCTTCCACAGATCTGAGCTTCAGCAAAGACAAGATGCTCAGGGAGTTCCTCTTCACGGACTCTGAGATAAC GCAGCTGGTTAAGTCAGGGGTCCTGACTGTGAGGGACGCAGGCAGCTGGTGGCTTTCCATTCCCAACTCTGGCAAATTCACAAAGTACTTTATACAAG GTCGTAAAGCGGTGCTCGGCATGGTGAAGAAGTCCAAATATAGCGAAGTCTTAaaggcagagctggaggagcGCAAAACAACTGCGCACGTGAAATTCCACATGAAATACCACATCCATGACATTGTTGGTGCAGAGCTGGTGGAGA
- the dxo gene encoding decapping and exoribonuclease protein isoform X1, with protein sequence MEQTHSMDHHRSHNPNSSQQNRHSAYKRRRDDNGRRPNHHQSQSGSTPWQNPPRSRGLSTRRELYERDFPVYKQPVEVGCFSLDSERRFFNDSRQLRYYAEPERNPNFDLKDGYKDRYIKRDESVKEKLDHILRWILANRSKLSSKATTASSCALDVDFVTWRGHLTKLLTTPYEAREGWLLAVTRFRGTLYISEVETEAARRERDNRTERHAEMMYWGYKFEQYTCADNVHSLPDPGGVVNTNEGFCTVVQTRLSDHRLLFSGEVDCRDKDPKAPAPPACYVELKTSLEITTPKQRSNFHRFKLIKWWAQSFLPGVPRVVAGFRDHDGVVVAVETFPISKMSQLIKSEQNCWKPTVCMNFCCDFLSFVKQTATEDDPGVVYLFSYEPHRDVTYSIHRDSQYSFLPHWYVEEISRSQDSHH encoded by the exons Atggaacaaacacact CAATGGACCACCACAGATCCCACAACCCCAACTCCAGCCAACAAAACCGCCATTCAGCATACAAAAGGCGGAGAGATGACAATGGAAGAAGACCAAACCACCACCAGTCTCAGTCTGGGTCAACTCCTTGGCAAAACCCACCGAGGTCTCGAGGTTTGAGTACCAGAAGGGAGCTATATGAAAGAGACTTTCCTGTGTACAAACAGCCTGTTGAAGTGGGATGTTTTTCCCTCGACTCTGAGCGGAGATTCTTCAATGACAGCAGGCAGCTGAGATACTACGCAGAACCTGAAAGAAACCCTAATTTTGACCTGAAGGATGGATACAAGGACCGCTATATTAAGAGAGACGAAAGTGTGAAGGAGAAGCTGGACCACATCCTACGCTGGATCTTGGCCAACAGATCAAAGCTCAGCTCAAAGGCGACCACGGCCTCATCGTG TGCTTTAGATGTCGACTTTGTGACATGGCGTGGTCATCTGACAAAGCTGCTAACCACTCCCTATGAGGCGCGGGAGGGCTGGTTGCTGGCGGTCACACGATTCAGGGGCACGCTTTACATCAGTGAAGTGGAAACAGAGGCTGCTCGCAGGGAGAGAGATAACCGCACCGAGAGGCATGCAGAGATGATGTACTGGGGATACAAGTTTGAGCAATACACATGTGCAG ATAATGTCCACAGTTTACCTGACCCAGGAGGAGTGGTTAACACTAATGAGGGCTTCTGCACGGTGGTGCAAACTCGGCTCTCAGATCACAGACTTCTGTTCTCTGGTGAGGTCGACTGCCGGGATAAAGATCCAAAGGCTCCAGCTCCTCCCGCGTGCTACGTGGAGCTGAAGACCTCGTTAGAGATCACAACTCCCAAACAGCGCAGCAACTTCCACAG GTTCAAACTGATCAAGTGGTGGGCCCAGTCTTTCCTCCCTGGAGTCCCTCGTGTTGTGGCAGGTTTTCGGGATCATGATGGAGTTGTTGTTGCAGTGGAGACTTTTCCCATCTCTAAGATGTCACAACTCATCAAG AGTGAACAGAACTGCTGGAAGCCAACAGTCTGCATGAACTTCTGCTGTGATTTCCTGTCTTTTGTGAAGCAAACAGCTACTGAGGACGATCCAGG CGTGGTGTACCTGTTCTCCTACGAGCCCCACAGAGATGTGACCTACTCCATCCACAGGGACTCCCAGTATTCCTTCCTGCCACACTGGTATGTGGAGGAGATATCCAGAAGTCAAGACTCGCACCATTAG
- the dxo gene encoding decapping and exoribonuclease protein isoform X2, protein MDHHRSHNPNSSQQNRHSAYKRRRDDNGRRPNHHQSQSGSTPWQNPPRSRGLSTRRELYERDFPVYKQPVEVGCFSLDSERRFFNDSRQLRYYAEPERNPNFDLKDGYKDRYIKRDESVKEKLDHILRWILANRSKLSSKATTASSCALDVDFVTWRGHLTKLLTTPYEAREGWLLAVTRFRGTLYISEVETEAARRERDNRTERHAEMMYWGYKFEQYTCADNVHSLPDPGGVVNTNEGFCTVVQTRLSDHRLLFSGEVDCRDKDPKAPAPPACYVELKTSLEITTPKQRSNFHRFKLIKWWAQSFLPGVPRVVAGFRDHDGVVVAVETFPISKMSQLIKSEQNCWKPTVCMNFCCDFLSFVKQTATEDDPGVVYLFSYEPHRDVTYSIHRDSQYSFLPHWYVEEISRSQDSHH, encoded by the exons ATGGACCACCACAGATCCCACAACCCCAACTCCAGCCAACAAAACCGCCATTCAGCATACAAAAGGCGGAGAGATGACAATGGAAGAAGACCAAACCACCACCAGTCTCAGTCTGGGTCAACTCCTTGGCAAAACCCACCGAGGTCTCGAGGTTTGAGTACCAGAAGGGAGCTATATGAAAGAGACTTTCCTGTGTACAAACAGCCTGTTGAAGTGGGATGTTTTTCCCTCGACTCTGAGCGGAGATTCTTCAATGACAGCAGGCAGCTGAGATACTACGCAGAACCTGAAAGAAACCCTAATTTTGACCTGAAGGATGGATACAAGGACCGCTATATTAAGAGAGACGAAAGTGTGAAGGAGAAGCTGGACCACATCCTACGCTGGATCTTGGCCAACAGATCAAAGCTCAGCTCAAAGGCGACCACGGCCTCATCGTG TGCTTTAGATGTCGACTTTGTGACATGGCGTGGTCATCTGACAAAGCTGCTAACCACTCCCTATGAGGCGCGGGAGGGCTGGTTGCTGGCGGTCACACGATTCAGGGGCACGCTTTACATCAGTGAAGTGGAAACAGAGGCTGCTCGCAGGGAGAGAGATAACCGCACCGAGAGGCATGCAGAGATGATGTACTGGGGATACAAGTTTGAGCAATACACATGTGCAG ATAATGTCCACAGTTTACCTGACCCAGGAGGAGTGGTTAACACTAATGAGGGCTTCTGCACGGTGGTGCAAACTCGGCTCTCAGATCACAGACTTCTGTTCTCTGGTGAGGTCGACTGCCGGGATAAAGATCCAAAGGCTCCAGCTCCTCCCGCGTGCTACGTGGAGCTGAAGACCTCGTTAGAGATCACAACTCCCAAACAGCGCAGCAACTTCCACAG GTTCAAACTGATCAAGTGGTGGGCCCAGTCTTTCCTCCCTGGAGTCCCTCGTGTTGTGGCAGGTTTTCGGGATCATGATGGAGTTGTTGTTGCAGTGGAGACTTTTCCCATCTCTAAGATGTCACAACTCATCAAG AGTGAACAGAACTGCTGGAAGCCAACAGTCTGCATGAACTTCTGCTGTGATTTCCTGTCTTTTGTGAAGCAAACAGCTACTGAGGACGATCCAGG CGTGGTGTACCTGTTCTCCTACGAGCCCCACAGAGATGTGACCTACTCCATCCACAGGGACTCCCAGTATTCCTTCCTGCCACACTGGTATGTGGAGGAGATATCCAGAAGTCAAGACTCGCACCATTAG
- the slc25a17l gene encoding peroxisomal membrane protein PMP34, with product MSGNGGSLVDLLSYETLVHAVAGAMGSVTAMTVFFPLDTAKSRLQVDEKRKSNSTPIILAEIAKEEGLQSLYRGWLPVISSLCCSNFVYFYTFNTLKKLAASGEGKSRPSKDLLMGVVSGVVNVLLTTPMWVVNTRLKLQGAKFRNEDLHQTQYRGIFDAFSQIIANEGVGTLWNGTLPSLILVLNPAVQFMIYEAMKRRAGKGGKKISSAEIFLIGAIAKAIATTATYPLQTVQAILRFGQYKGDGKGGVIGGISNIFSLLMDRIKRFGVFGLYKGLEAKLLQTVLTAALMFVVYEKITTATFKVMGLNKKLKQ from the exons ATGTCCGGCAACGGCGGCTCGCTTGTCGACCTTCTGTCTTACGAGACTCTGGTTCATGCGGTGGCAGGTGCAATG GGGAGTGTGACAGCCATGACCGTCTTCTTCCCTTTGGACACGGCTAAAAGCAGACTGCAGG TGGATGAGAAGCGGAAGTCGAACTCAACCCCCATCATCCTGGCTGAGATAGCAAAGGAAGAAGGCCT TCAGTCTCTGTACAGAGGCTGGTTGCCAGTCATCTCCAGCCTCTGCTGCTCAAACTTTGTGTACTTCTACACCTTCAACACGCTGAAGAAGCTGGCGGCATCTGGTGAAGGCAAGTCCAGACCCAGCAAAGACCTGCTCATGGGCGTCGTATCAG GTGTAGTGAATGTGCTCCTGACCACTCCTATGTGGGTGGTCAACACTCGACTGAAGCTGCAGGGGGCAAAGTTCAGAAACGAAGACCTCCATCAGACCCAGTACAGGGGCATATTTG ATGCTTTCTCACAGATCATAGCCAATGAAGGTGTGGGAACTCTGTGGAATGGCACTCTGCCCTCGCTAATCCTCGTCCTCAACCCGGCTGTGCAGTTCATGATTTATGAGGCCATGAAGAGAAGGGCGGGAAAAGGAGGGAAGAAG ATATCCTCAGCAGAGATCTTCCTCATCGGAGCCATTGCCAAGGCCATCGCTACCACCGCGACATATCCTCTTCAGACAGTTCAGGCCATTCTGAGG TTTGGACAGTACAAAGGTGATGGCAAGGGCGGCGTGATCGGAGGCATCTcgaacattttctctctgctcatgGACAGAATCAA GAGGTTTGGCGTTTTTGGTTTGTACAAAGGCCTGGAGGCCAAGCTGCTACAGACGGTGCTGACGGCCGCCCTCATGTTTGTCGTGTACGAGAAAATCACCACTGCTACTTTCAAAGTCATGGGCCTGAACAAGAAACTGAAGCAGTGA
- the anks4b gene encoding ankyrin repeat and SAM domain-containing protein 4B has product MSRYHKAATDGYLDLLKEATRKDLNTADEDGMTPTLLAAFHGHVDALQLICSREGDPNRSDIWGNTPLHHAAANGHMHILSFLVNFGANLFAMDNEFHTAMDVAASRDRMDCVRFLDAAASKQTNQHPKKVANLKKEAVKEAEKRVKLCEKVKKKHQNKMDKLQRGGSMTGSVSEASVASAFSNGGTMGSVNEQFSKLIAADKSGSLTARVKGTLQKKLGKKGTLQKSAGDGNVIFRKQDNGVSEKPEFLDVFSEQDEGMSDEEGMGGYEDEDDDEQPGQVKQSIFNRPGLGGLIFMKKMGLESDDIPSGNIESLGYLVQNELFEEDAAGFDGSGDTDLPWEKEDLGLDDDEDEETSPLDAFLSSISLPEFALAFSREHLDLEALMLCSDEDLKGIRIQLGPRKKILEAIARRKNALETPGIMKDSCL; this is encoded by the exons ATGTCTAGGTACCACAAGGCAGCGACTGACGGATACTTGGACCTCTTGAAGGAGGCCACGAGGAAGGACCTTAACACTGCGGATGAGGATGGCATGACTCCCACCTTACTGGCAGCTTTCCATGGACATGTCGATGCTCTTCAGCTCATATGCAGCAGAGA AGGAGACCCCAACAGGAGTGACATCTGGGGAAACACACCCCTGCATCATGCTGCAGCCAACGGCCACATGCACATCCTCAGCTTCCTGGTCAACTTCGGTGCCAACCTTTTTGCAATGGACAATGAATTCCACACAGCTATGGACGTCGCTGCCTCTCGTGACCGCATGGACTGTGTGCGCTTCCTGGACGCTGCTGCCTCAAAGCAGACCAACCAACATCCCAAGAAGGTCGCCAATCTAAAGAAGGAAGCCGTCAAAGAAGCAGAGAAACGCGTGAAactctgtgagaaggtgaagaagaagcaCCAGAACAAGATGGACAAATTGCAGCGTGGAGGGAGCATGACTGGGTCGGTTTCAGAGGCCAGCGTGGCATCAGCTTTCTCAAACGGTGGTACCATGGGCAGCGTCAATGAGCAGTTCTCCAAGCTTATTGCTGCTGATAAATCTGGCTCTCTTACGGCAAGGGTTAAAGGCACACTCCAGAAGAAGCTTGGGAAGAAAGGCACGCTGCAGAAATCAGCAGGGGATGGGAATGTGATTTTCCGTAAACAGGACAATGGAGTGTCCGAGAAGCCAGAGTTTCTGGATGTCTTCAGTGAGCAGGATGAGGGCATGTCAGACGAAGAAGGAATGGGAGGCTACGAAGATGAAGACGACGATGAACAACCAGGCCAAGTCAAACAATCCATCTTCAACCGGCCCGGCCTCGGAGGTCTGATTTTCATGAAGAAGATGGGGCTCGAGTCAGACGACATCCCTAGTGGGAACATCGAAAGTCTCGGCTACCTCGTTCAGAATGAGCTGTTCGAGGAAGATGCTGCAGGCTTTGACGGGAGCGGCGACACTGATCTGCCCTGGGAAAAGGAAGATCTGGGActggatgatgatgaagatgaggaaaCCTCTCCTTTAGATGCGTTCTTGTCTTCCATCTCCCTGCCGGAGTTCGCCCTTGCGTTCAGCAGAGAGCACCTGGACCTGGAGGCGCTAATGCTTTGCTCGGATGAAGACCTGAAAGGCATTCGCATCCAGCTGGGACCCAGGAAGAAGATCTTGGAGGCCATTGCTCGCAGGAAGAACGCACTGGAGACGCCTGGCATCATGAAGGACAGCTGCTTGTGA
- the LOC141018902 gene encoding kelch-like protein 24 has product MAEIIAVNAGLPSTMNVTFPVQEDPSAASTAAAAPAAPLSSEDYLFVEARHPNTVLQGLNSLRLNNAFCDVTLCCGGQEFPCHRIVLASFSSYFQAMFSTDLIESKQERVAINGVEPQMIGMLVSYAYTSEVYISKANVQALLAAANLLDVMAVREACCRFMERQMDEMNCVGIHCFAEAHSCKVLEKRSMDYILEHFNSVHQQEEFLSLCVDKLTEILASDFLNVPKEEMVFEAAMLWLNKCLSRKQSFEKVLEHIRLPLISPYYLHDVIESLDVVKENQSCQRLISEAKDYLLLKDRRGELYCPRARPRRSTGTAEVIVTVGGEDDKVVLRSVESFDPVTNQWKNLACLPFAVSKHGLVVSDSTLYLAGGEFPDGSASREMWRYDPCFDSWIEMAPMNVARSELGLVMLDGFVYAVGGWEGRSRLDSVECYNPHTNSWQFTESVKMAVTSPAVVALDGLLYVTGGAVLEDGDGTDLAQVYNPKTSVWTEVAPMQIARSGSAACTLKGKLYVIGGWHASTENTDKVECYNPKTNQWTMCAPMKERRYRPGAAVVDGKIYVLGGEEGWDRYHDTIERYCDETDMWEIIGEMPTSRSWLSCVSLQLRKDIHMSSCPGTPNEN; this is encoded by the exons ATGGCTGAAATCATCGCCGTCAACGCCGGGCTGCCGTCCACTATGAACGTCACCTTCCCGGTCCAGGAGGACCCCAGCGCCGCCtccaccgccgccgccgctccTGCAGCCCCTCTGAGCAGCGAGGACTACCTGTTCGTGGAGGCCAGGCACCCCAACACTGTCCTGCAGGGCCTGAACAGCCTGCGGCTCAACAACGCCTTCTGTGATGTGACCCTGTGCTGTGGAGGACAGGAGTTTCCCTGCCATCGCATTGTGCTCGCCTCCTTCAGCTCCTACTTCCAG GCAATGTTCTCCACTGACCTGATCGAGTCCAAGCAGGAGCGGGTTGCCATCAATGGAGTCGAGCCTCAGATGATTGGCATGCTGGTGAGCTATGCCTACACATCCGAGGTCTACATCTCCAAAGCAAACGTGCAG GCTCTGCTGGCAGCAGCCAATCTGCTGGATGTGATGGCTGTGAGAGAGGCCTGTTGTCGATTCATGGAGCGTCAGATGGACGAGATGAACTGTGTGGGGATTCACTGTTTTGCCGAGGCCCATTCTTGTAAGGTGCTGGAGAAACGCAGCATGGACTACATCCTCGAGCACTTCAACAGTGTTCATCAGCAG GAGGAgttcctgtctctgtgtgtggacAAACTGACAGAAATCCTCGCCAGCGACTTTCTCAACGTGCCTAAAGAAGAGATGGTGTTTGAGGCAGCCATGTTGTGGTTGAATAAATGTCTCTCTCGCAAACAGAGCTTTGAAAAG GTTCTTGAGCACATCCGGCTGCCTCTCATCAGCCCCTACTACCTCCATGATGTGATCGAGTCTCTGGATGTGGTGAAGGAGAACCAGAGCTGCCAGAGGCTCATCTCCGAGGCCAAGGACTACCTGCTGCTGAAGGACCGCCGTGGAGAGCTCTACTGCCCCAGAGCGAGGCCACGCAGgtccacag ggaCAGCCGAAGTGATAGTGACAGTTGGCGGCGAGGATGACAAGGTGGTGCTGCGCAGCGTCGAGAGCTTCGATCCTGTGACCAATCAGTGGAAGAATCTGGCCTGCCTGCCCTTCGCTGTGAGCAAACACGGGCTGGTCGTGTCGG acTCCACTCTGTATTTGGCAGGAGGAGAGTTTCCCGATGGCTCGGCCAGCAGGGAGATGTGGCGCTATGACCCCTGCTTCGACTCCTGGATCGAGATGGCTCCCATGAATGTGGCTCGCTCCGAGTTAG GCCTGGTGATGCTGGACGGCTTCGTGTATGCGGTGGGAGGTTGGGAGGGACGCTCTCGCCTAGACTCAGTGGAGTGTTACAACCCTCACACCAACTCCTGGCAGTTTACTGAATCTGTCAAGATGGCCGTCACAAGTCCTGCTGTGGTGGCCCTGGATGGATTGCTCTATGTTACTG GTGGTGCAGTACTAGAAGACGGCGACGGCACAGACCTCGCTCAGGTCTACAACCCTAAAACCTCTGTATGGACAGAGGTTGCGCCCATGCAGATTGCTCGCTCTGGTTCAGCAGCATGTACGCTGAAAGGAAAGCTTTATGTCATAG GTGGATGGCATGCCTCGACGGAGAACACAGATAAGGTGGAGTGTTACAATCCCAAAACCAACCAGTGGACCATGTGCGCCCCGATGAAAGAGCGACGCTACCGGCCCGGTGCTGCTGTGGTGGATGGAAAGATTTACGTCCTGGGAGGAGAAGAAGGCTGGGACAG ATATCATGACACTATCGAGAGGTACTGTGACGAGACGGACATGTGGGAGATCATCGGGGAGATGCCCACGAGTCGCAGCTGGCTCAGCTGCGTGTCTCTCCAGCTGAGGAAGGACATTCACATGAGCAGCTGTCCCGGGACGCCAAATGAAAATTGA
- the uqcrc2a gene encoding ubiquinol-cytochrome c reductase core protein 2a: MRGIRSLNNIPKRCYAAARRSASLTEPLAGRKLPSAAPLPPQNVQVSKLPNGLVIASLENYSPLSNIGVFVKAGSRYETVENQGVSHVLRLAANLTSKGASAFKLCRGVEALGGSLSVTSSRETMVYSMECLRDHVDTLMEYLVNVTAAQEFRPWEVSDLTPRVKIDKALAQQSPQIGVIEKLHEAAYKNALTNSLYCPDYMVGKITNNHLQSFVEDNFITGRMALVGVGVKHSVLRQVGEGLLSARSGAGAPVAKALYRGGEMRIQNNDDLVHALIACEGGVAGSAEANAFSVLQRVLGAGPHVKRGANLTSKLSQGIAKATAQPFDASAFNATYSDSGLFGVYTIAQADSAGEVIQAAIAQMRGVAEGNVSEADVTRAKTQVKTEYLMSLESSDTLLEEIGAQALTTAAYLPPDAIIQAMDAVTHDDVVKAAKKFVDGNKTMAASGHLKNTPFVDEV, from the exons ATGAGAGGAATCCGTTCCCTGAACAATATCCCC AAACGTTGCTATGCTGCAGCCAGGAGGAGTGCATCTCTGACTGAACCCCTCGCAGGCCGCAAACTGCCCTCGGCTGCACCTCTCCCTCCCCAAAATGTCCAG GTGTCCAAGCTTCCAAACGGTCTTGTGATAGCGTCACTGGAGAACTACTCGCCCCTGTCCAATattggtgtgtttgtgaaagCGGGAAGTCGCTATGAGACTGTGGAAAACCAGGGCGTCTCTCATGTGCTACGACTGGCAGCAAACCTG ACTAGTAAGGGTGCGTCTGCCTTCAAGCTCTGTCGCGGTGTGGAAGCTCTGGGGGGCAGCCTGAG TGTGACATCATCGAGAGAGACCATGGTCTACTCCATGGAGTGCCTGAGAGATCACGT agaTACATTAATGGAGTATTTGGTCAACGTGACCGCAGCTCAGGAGTTCCGGCCGTGGGAGGTGTCCGACCTGACTCCCCGGGTGAAGATTGACAAGGCTCTGGCTCAGCAGAGTCCTCAGATAG GTGTAATTGAGAAGTTGCATGAGGCGGCGTACAAGAACGCCCTGACCAACTCTCTGTACTGCCCTGACTACATGGTCGGAAAGATCACCAATAACCAC CTGCAGTCGTTTGTTGAGGACAATTTCATCACTGGCAGAATGGCTCTTGTAGGAGTAG GCGTGAAGCACTCTGTCCTGAGGCAAGTGGGCGAGGGGCTCCTGAGTGCCCGCAGTGGTGCTGGAGCACCAGTGGCCAAGGCTCTGTACCGTGGAG GTGAGATGCGCATCCAGAACAACGACGACCTGGTTCATGCACTTATTGCCTGCGAGGGCGGTGTGGCAGGTAGTGCGGAGGCTAATGCCTTCAGCGTTCTGCAAAGGGTCCTGGGAGCTGGGCCACATGTAAAGAGGGGAGCCAACCTCACTAGCAAATTGAGCCAGGGTATTGCCAAAGCTACCGCACAGCCCTTTGAT GCCTCAGCCTTCAATGCCACATACTCTGACTCCGGCCTATTCGGCGTCTATACCATTGCACAAGCTGACTCTGCAGGAGAG GTGATCCAAGCTGCCATTGCTCAAATGAGAGGTGTGGCTGAGGGAAATGTATCAGAGGCCGACGTCACCAGAGCCAA GACCCAGGTGAAAACAGAGTACTTGATGTCACTTGAGAGCTCTGACACCCTGTTGGAGGAGATCGGTGCTCAGGCTCTGACCACCGCAGCGTACCTACCCCCTGACGCTATCATCCAAGCTATGGATGCCGTCACCCATGATGATGTGGTCAAG GCTGCCAAAAAATTTGTGGATGGCAACAAGACCATGGCAGCTAGTGGACACCTCAAGAATACACCGTTTGTGGATGAAGTATGA